In Sulfurisphaera javensis, a single genomic region encodes these proteins:
- a CDS encoding putative metallopeptidase — MKFEYAEDVRKLAEIINEKFNLGLDLTKVIFIRSQGSKTRAIARTLMLPSQWRFVLSPNILYIIEVISEKYDKLSCEEKAYVTLHELTHIPRTMKGGLRNHSHSQFKKLKKPPYKELKEICKHI, encoded by the coding sequence ATGAAGTTTGAATACGCTGAAGATGTTAGAAAATTAGCCGAAATAATAAATGAAAAATTTAATTTAGGATTAGATTTAACCAAAGTGATATTTATAAGAAGTCAAGGATCAAAAACTAGAGCAATCGCCAGAACCTTAATGCTACCTTCACAATGGAGATTTGTCTTATCTCCAAACATACTTTACATAATTGAAGTAATTTCAGAAAAATATGATAAATTGTCTTGTGAAGAAAAGGCTTACGTCACCCTTCACGAACTAACACACATACCAAGAACTATGAAAGGAGGATTAAGAAACCATTCGCACTCTCAATTCAAAAAGTTGAAGAAGCCACCTTATAAAGAGCTAAAAGAAATATGCAAACATATTTAA
- a CDS encoding SDR family oxidoreductase, protein MYALVTGGTRGIGRAITEALIKEGYKVAVLYHGAEDRAKELESKGVVTVKCDVGDRNQVIKAKEIISKVFPQLDVLVNNAGIWYLMPFEQFDEEKYERMLKVNLNGTIYVTYEFLPMLKKSKSASIINIASNAGIGTAAEGTTFYAITKAGIIILTRRLAFELGKYGIRVNAVAPGWIETDMTLGGKSEEEKEKLREIFRNKTMLHTTGKPEDIANIVVFLASDKARYITGQVIVADGGRIDNLTHSI, encoded by the coding sequence ATGTATGCTTTAGTTACCGGAGGAACAAGAGGCATCGGAAGAGCTATAACTGAGGCATTAATTAAAGAAGGATATAAAGTTGCAGTTCTTTATCATGGTGCTGAAGATAGGGCAAAAGAATTGGAAAGTAAGGGTGTAGTAACTGTAAAATGTGATGTTGGAGATAGAAATCAGGTGATAAAAGCAAAGGAAATAATCTCAAAAGTTTTTCCTCAACTTGATGTTCTTGTTAATAACGCAGGAATATGGTATTTAATGCCATTTGAACAGTTTGATGAGGAGAAATACGAAAGAATGCTTAAAGTCAATTTAAATGGAACAATTTATGTAACTTATGAGTTTCTTCCAATGCTTAAAAAGTCAAAATCAGCGTCTATAATAAATATTGCAAGCAATGCTGGGATAGGTACAGCTGCTGAAGGGACTACTTTTTATGCAATAACAAAGGCTGGAATTATAATTCTTACAAGAAGATTAGCATTTGAATTAGGCAAATATGGAATAAGAGTAAATGCTGTAGCACCAGGATGGATAGAGACTGATATGACATTAGGAGGTAAAAGTGAAGAAGAAAAAGAGAAGCTAAGGGAAATCTTTAGAAATAAGACTATGTTGCATACTACTGGAAAGCCTGAAGACATAGCTAATATTGTAGTATTTCTAGCAAGCGATAAAGCAAGATATATCACTGGGCAAGTAATTGTTGCCGACGGAGGAAGGATAGATAATTTAACTCATTCAATTTGA
- the glgX gene encoding glycogen debranching protein GlgX yields MFIYKDIPLRPGEPYPLGATWIEDEDGVNFSLFSENATKVELLLYSQTNQKYPKEVIEVKQRTGDIWHVFVPGIMPGQLYAYRVYGPYKPEEGLRFNPNKVLIDPYAKAINGNVVWNDAVFGYKIGDQNQDLSFDERPDDEFVPKSVVIDPNFDWDDDHFFRRKKISLKDMVIYEVHVKGFTKLRMDLPENIRGTYKGLASKQMIEYLKDLGITTVEVMPVHHFVDERFLVEKGLRNYWGYNPINYFSPECRYSSSGCLGEQVKEFKEMVNELHNAGIEVIIDVVYNHTAEGNHLGPTISFKGIDNLAYYMLDPKNKRYYLDFTGTGNTLNLSHPRVLQMVLDSLRYWVLQMHVDGFRFDLAAALARQLYSVNMLSTFFVAIQQDPVLSQVKLIAEPWDVGPGGYQVGNFPYQWAEWNGKYRDIIRRFWRGEAIPYEELANRLMGSPDLYAGNNKTPFASINYITSHDGFTLEDLVSYNQKHNEANGLNNEDGMNENYSWNCGAEGDTNDNNVVFCREKQKRNFIITLFVSQGTPMILGGDEISRTQKGNNNAFCQDNEISWFNWNLDERKLKFHDFVRNMIYFYRAHPIFRRARYFQGKKLHGMPLKDVTFLKPDGNEVDEQTWKSPTNFIAYILEGSVMDEINEKGERIADDTFLIILNGSPNNVKFKFPHGKWSLVVSSYLRDIRDDEKIVEGGKELEIEGRTALVYRRIEY; encoded by the coding sequence ATGTTTATATATAAGGACATACCTTTAAGACCTGGAGAACCTTACCCTTTGGGTGCAACATGGATTGAAGATGAAGACGGGGTTAACTTTTCATTATTCTCTGAAAATGCAACAAAAGTTGAACTATTACTATATTCACAGACTAATCAAAAGTATCCAAAAGAGGTTATAGAAGTAAAACAAAGAACTGGAGATATATGGCATGTTTTTGTACCCGGTATTATGCCTGGTCAACTTTATGCTTACAGAGTTTATGGTCCATACAAACCAGAAGAGGGATTAAGATTTAATCCTAACAAAGTACTGATAGATCCTTACGCTAAGGCTATAAATGGTAATGTAGTTTGGAATGATGCAGTATTTGGATATAAGATAGGTGATCAAAATCAAGACTTATCCTTTGATGAAAGACCAGATGACGAGTTTGTTCCAAAGAGTGTTGTTATTGATCCAAATTTTGATTGGGATGATGATCACTTCTTTAGAAGGAAAAAAATCTCGCTGAAGGATATGGTTATTTATGAAGTCCATGTTAAGGGTTTTACTAAGCTAAGAATGGATCTGCCGGAAAATATAAGAGGTACATACAAAGGTCTAGCGTCAAAGCAAATGATCGAATACTTAAAAGATTTAGGCATTACCACTGTTGAGGTAATGCCTGTGCATCACTTTGTCGATGAAAGATTTCTTGTTGAGAAAGGGTTAAGAAATTACTGGGGTTATAATCCAATAAATTATTTTTCACCAGAGTGTAGGTATTCCTCTTCCGGCTGTCTTGGAGAGCAGGTGAAAGAGTTTAAAGAAATGGTAAATGAGTTGCATAATGCTGGAATTGAAGTAATAATTGATGTAGTTTATAATCACACTGCTGAAGGAAACCATTTAGGTCCAACTATTTCTTTTAAAGGTATTGATAATTTAGCTTACTATATGCTAGATCCTAAGAATAAGAGATATTATCTAGATTTTACTGGTACGGGAAATACATTGAACTTAAGTCATCCTAGAGTTTTGCAAATGGTGCTAGATAGTTTACGATATTGGGTATTACAAATGCATGTTGATGGTTTTAGATTTGATTTAGCAGCAGCATTAGCTAGACAGTTATATAGTGTTAATATGTTGTCAACTTTCTTCGTAGCTATTCAACAAGACCCTGTTCTTTCTCAAGTAAAATTAATTGCTGAACCATGGGATGTTGGACCAGGAGGTTATCAAGTTGGTAATTTTCCTTATCAATGGGCTGAATGGAACGGTAAGTATAGAGATATTATAAGAAGGTTTTGGAGAGGTGAGGCAATTCCCTATGAAGAGTTAGCAAATAGGCTTATGGGTTCTCCAGATCTATACGCTGGAAACAACAAGACACCTTTTGCAAGTATAAACTATATAACTTCCCATGACGGATTTACTTTAGAGGATTTAGTAAGTTATAATCAGAAACATAATGAAGCTAATGGACTTAATAATGAAGATGGAATGAATGAAAATTATAGCTGGAACTGCGGTGCTGAAGGAGATACAAATGACAATAATGTGGTATTTTGCAGAGAAAAACAAAAGAGAAATTTCATAATTACTTTATTTGTAAGTCAAGGTACACCAATGATTTTAGGAGGAGATGAGATAAGTAGAACTCAAAAAGGAAATAATAACGCTTTCTGTCAAGATAATGAAATAAGTTGGTTTAACTGGAATTTAGATGAAAGGAAGTTAAAATTTCATGATTTTGTAAGAAACATGATATACTTTTATAGGGCACATCCAATATTTAGGAGAGCTAGATATTTTCAAGGCAAAAAGCTTCATGGAATGCCTTTAAAGGATGTAACTTTCCTTAAACCTGACGGTAATGAGGTTGACGAACAAACATGGAAATCACCAACAAATTTCATTGCATATATTCTTGAAGGAAGCGTAATGGATGAAATAAATGAGAAAGGAGAGAGAATAGCAGATGATACTTTTCTTATAATACTAAATGGTTCTCCGAATAATGTTAAGTTCAAGTTTCCTCATGGTAAATGGAGTTTAGTTGTATCTTCTTACCTACGGGATATTAGAGATGATGAAAAAATTGTAGAAGGAGGAAAGGAATTAGAAATTGAGGGAAGAACAGCATTAGTTTATAGGAGGATTGAGTATTAA
- a CDS encoding S-methyl-5-thioribose-1-phosphate isomerase — MVSLEELKAIFKPKLRPIIWKEDTLTLLDQSALPFQTVYIDVKTPEEVARAIKLMQVRGAPAIGITAGYGMVLALTSSKPSTLNEAIETLVKAKQIMDQARPTAVNLSWATSRMLNFAKKKIDEGEAKNVNELIQLMKEEANRIFEEELDAELKIGMYGLEKINEGDTILTQCNAGGLATGTGLGTALAPVKLAHYLGMKVSVIAPETRPWLQGSRLTVYELMAEGIPVTLITDTAVGLVMYKNMVNSVMVGADRILKDGHVFNKIGTFKEAVIAHELGIPFYALAPSSSFDLKSKADEIKIEERDPNEVRTIRGIPTAPENVKVYNPVFDVTPPKYVTALITEKGVIYPPFEKNVPKVLGL; from the coding sequence ATGGTCTCATTAGAAGAATTAAAGGCTATTTTTAAACCAAAATTAAGACCAATAATTTGGAAAGAAGATACTTTAACCCTTTTAGATCAATCAGCCTTACCATTTCAAACAGTCTATATAGACGTTAAAACTCCAGAAGAAGTAGCTAGAGCAATAAAACTAATGCAAGTCAGAGGAGCACCAGCCATAGGAATAACAGCTGGATATGGAATGGTCTTAGCATTAACATCTTCAAAACCATCAACACTTAATGAAGCTATAGAAACTTTAGTAAAAGCAAAACAAATAATGGATCAAGCTAGACCTACTGCAGTAAATTTAAGCTGGGCAACATCAAGAATGTTAAACTTTGCAAAAAAGAAAATTGATGAGGGCGAAGCAAAAAACGTGAATGAGCTTATTCAGTTGATGAAGGAAGAGGCTAACAGAATATTTGAGGAAGAATTGGATGCTGAACTTAAAATAGGTATGTATGGTTTAGAAAAAATAAACGAAGGAGATACTATATTAACTCAATGTAATGCTGGTGGTTTAGCTACTGGGACTGGTTTAGGTACAGCATTGGCTCCAGTAAAATTAGCTCATTATTTAGGAATGAAAGTTTCAGTAATTGCACCAGAGACAAGACCTTGGTTACAAGGCAGTAGATTGACTGTTTATGAGTTAATGGCAGAAGGCATACCAGTTACTCTAATTACAGACACTGCAGTTGGATTAGTTATGTATAAAAACATGGTGAATAGCGTTATGGTTGGTGCTGATAGAATATTAAAAGATGGACACGTGTTTAACAAAATAGGCACATTTAAGGAGGCTGTAATTGCACATGAACTTGGAATACCATTCTATGCTTTAGCTCCTTCATCTTCTTTTGATTTAAAGAGTAAGGCTGATGAAATTAAGATTGAGGAAAGAGATCCTAATGAAGTGAGAACTATAAGAGGCATTCCAACAGCACCAGAAAACGTAAAAGTATATAATCCCGTATTTGACGTAACTCCACCAAAGTATGTTACTGCATTAATAACGGAGAAAGGAGTCATCTACCCACCATTCGAAAAGAACGTGCCTAAAGTACTTGGTCTATAA
- a CDS encoding malto-oligosyltrehalose synthase — protein MQLLSTYRLQPMKFRDIREKLDYFVKLGITHLYLSPVLKARPGSTHDYDVVDHSVINDELGGEEEYVKLIEEAKRKGLGIIQDIVPNHMAVHHTNWRLMDVLKNGKKSRYYEYFDFYEEEGKIRIPILGDKNFKITYVNGEPFIDYYGNLFPINDESKRYLNDINTLLQNQYYELVDWKEYPSYRRFFAVNELIAVRQEVDWVFDESHSKILSFNVDAYRVDHIDGLFDPEGYLRKLKAKSKGKLIFVEKILSIGEKLRWDFIEGTTGYDFLNYSNLLFTANEEKMSKIYEEIIKIDLDKLIIETKKKIIDIMFKHDIERLAKMLNVSYEELKEFLSCLKVYRTYITEKDRRDEIIVKNCNQTIYEKMKNNIKAFMKLQQYMPAVFAKSYEDTVLFIYSRLISLNEVGSDLHYYSIPCEKFHEFNINRIGTLSFNATSTHDTKFSEDVRMRISAISEIPDEWSKKVNEWHSILNPNIDKNDEYRLYQTIVGSFEGFNEEYKERLKAHMIKALREAKVNTDWINPNKDYENKITSLIDKMFENQKFKESFLEFENKIDDMGKVKSLSLLTLKVMSPGVADFYQGLENFRYLLTDPDNRRPVTFGEIPEKFDDKLFENGKIKAYVTKVLLSLRRDFGDLFIKGEYKPLKLSKGLCGFMRGDKVLVIVKTLNRDFEVTIEDEYTDVITNKKVKGKVKVGKLPLVLVK, from the coding sequence ATGCAATTACTTTCCACTTATAGATTACAGCCAATGAAATTTAGAGATATAAGAGAAAAACTTGATTACTTTGTAAAACTTGGAATTACTCATCTTTATTTATCTCCAGTCTTAAAGGCTAGACCAGGAAGCACACATGATTATGATGTTGTTGATCATAGTGTTATAAATGATGAGTTAGGGGGAGAAGAAGAATATGTAAAACTTATTGAAGAAGCAAAAAGAAAAGGCTTAGGGATAATTCAAGATATTGTCCCAAACCATATGGCTGTTCATCATACTAATTGGAGGTTAATGGATGTATTAAAGAATGGAAAGAAAAGTCGTTATTATGAGTATTTTGATTTTTATGAAGAGGAAGGGAAAATAAGGATTCCAATTTTAGGTGATAAGAATTTCAAAATTACTTATGTTAATGGTGAACCTTTCATAGATTATTACGGGAATCTTTTTCCTATTAATGATGAAAGTAAGAGATATTTAAACGATATCAATACACTTTTACAAAACCAGTATTATGAACTTGTCGATTGGAAAGAGTATCCTAGTTATAGGAGGTTTTTCGCAGTTAATGAACTCATAGCCGTAAGGCAAGAAGTGGATTGGGTTTTTGATGAGTCACACTCAAAAATCTTGTCATTTAATGTTGATGCTTATAGGGTAGATCATATAGATGGGCTATTTGACCCAGAGGGATATTTAAGGAAACTAAAAGCTAAATCAAAAGGGAAGCTGATTTTTGTTGAAAAGATACTTTCGATTGGCGAGAAGCTAAGGTGGGACTTCATTGAAGGGACTACTGGATATGATTTTCTAAATTATTCCAACTTATTATTCACAGCTAACGAAGAAAAAATGAGCAAGATATACGAGGAAATAATAAAAATTGACTTAGATAAATTAATTATAGAAACAAAGAAAAAAATTATTGATATAATGTTTAAACATGACATAGAAAGATTAGCTAAAATGTTAAACGTAAGTTATGAGGAACTAAAAGAATTTCTCTCATGTTTGAAAGTTTATAGAACATATATCACAGAAAAGGACAGGAGAGATGAAATAATAGTAAAGAATTGCAATCAAACTATATATGAAAAAATGAAGAATAATATTAAGGCTTTCATGAAGTTACAGCAATATATGCCTGCAGTATTCGCTAAATCATATGAGGACACAGTTTTGTTTATTTATTCTAGATTAATCTCGTTAAATGAGGTTGGAAGTGATCTTCATTATTATTCAATTCCTTGTGAGAAGTTTCATGAATTTAACATCAACAGAATCGGTACTTTATCGTTTAATGCTACTTCTACTCATGACACGAAATTTAGTGAAGACGTGAGAATGAGAATTAGTGCTATTTCAGAGATCCCGGATGAGTGGAGTAAAAAAGTAAACGAGTGGCATAGTATACTTAATCCTAATATTGATAAAAATGATGAGTATAGGCTGTATCAGACTATAGTAGGTAGTTTCGAAGGATTTAATGAGGAGTACAAAGAAAGATTAAAGGCACATATGATAAAGGCATTAAGAGAGGCTAAAGTTAACACTGATTGGATAAACCCAAATAAAGACTATGAAAATAAGATAACAAGTTTAATAGATAAAATGTTTGAGAATCAGAAATTTAAAGAAAGTTTCTTAGAATTTGAAAATAAAATTGACGACATGGGAAAGGTAAAGTCACTTTCCCTATTAACTTTAAAAGTAATGTCTCCAGGGGTAGCTGACTTTTATCAAGGTTTAGAGAACTTTAGATATCTGTTGACAGATCCAGATAATAGAAGGCCAGTGACTTTTGGAGAGATTCCAGAAAAATTTGACGATAAATTATTTGAAAATGGAAAAATAAAGGCATACGTAACAAAGGTTTTGCTTTCTTTAAGGAGAGACTTCGGTGATTTATTTATTAAGGGAGAATATAAGCCATTGAAACTATCTAAAGGTTTATGTGGATTTATGAGGGGAGACAAGGTTTTAGTGATTGTAAAAACATTGAATAGAGATTTTGAAGTTACAATTGAAGATGAGTACACTGATGTTATAACTAATAAAAAGGTGAAAGGCAAGGTTAAAGTAGGCAAACTTCCTTTAGTTCTTGTCAAATAA
- the crn1 gene encoding CRISPR-associated ring nuclease Crn1 translates to MVKLIATLGTSPGGVFETYTNLINGNYESDNPSKVEIDTIYLIRTLDKDVEFAFKLVKALFICQKIPSEVVEIKINISDITNKQEYEQFKSQIFQKIGKGDFVDFTGGRKAMSVAAAIQALKRDAYLVTTIIPQSEYNRIQNKLKELKNKENEINDILANKNLSLCPELNELIVHGARTILLS, encoded by the coding sequence ATGGTAAAACTTATAGCTACACTAGGCACTAGTCCTGGAGGCGTATTTGAGACCTACACAAACTTAATCAACGGGAACTATGAAAGTGATAATCCAAGTAAAGTTGAAATAGATACAATCTATCTAATAAGAACTTTAGATAAAGACGTTGAATTTGCCTTTAAATTAGTAAAAGCATTATTCATTTGTCAAAAGATTCCCTCAGAAGTTGTAGAAATTAAGATAAATATCTCTGACATAACTAATAAGCAAGAGTATGAACAGTTCAAGTCTCAGATATTTCAAAAAATAGGTAAAGGAGATTTTGTTGATTTTACAGGTGGAAGAAAAGCTATGTCGGTAGCTGCAGCAATTCAAGCTCTAAAAAGAGATGCTTATCTAGTTACTACAATTATTCCACAGTCAGAATACAACAGAATTCAAAATAAATTGAAAGAGCTAAAAAATAAAGAGAATGAAATAAATGATATATTAGCAAATAAAAACCTTAGTTTATGCCCTGAATTAAACGAGCTAATAGTTCATGGAGCAAGAACAATACTACTCAGCTAA
- the treZ gene encoding malto-oligosyltrehalose trehalohydrolase produces MFGPKFLDNEEVEFTLWAPYQSEVFLLINGNKYKMEKDEKGYFTATVKAKEGDKYSFLTNKGEIPDPASRYQPEGVHGKSQLVSLQYNWDSKDVKIDPKNLIIYEIHVGTFTKEGTFYSAIEKFDYLVDLGVTAVEVMPVFQFPGKKDWGYDGVYLYAVQNSYGGPYAFMKFTDEAHKRGLSVILDVVYNHVGPEGNYMTILGPYFSSRYKTPWGLTFNFDDAYSDEVRKFVLENVRFWLEIFHVDGLRLDAVHAIYDFSPKHILEEISEIAHSLGKFVIAESDLNDPKIIRKECGYNIDAQWVDDFHHSIHAYITGEKNGYYSDYGSLDDIVKAYTDVFVYDGKYSNFRKKTHGMPVGNLDACKFVVYIQNHDQVGNRGNGERISLLVDKESYKIASALYILSPFIPMIFMGEEYYEKNPFLFFSDFSDPTLIKGVREGRLRENGQTIDPQSDEAFEKSKLSWNIDIEILEYYKKLINIRKEFGNKCSRNVKVNKGENWLSIVMEKIMLLVSFANTELVSPAKGNLILSTTNFPAKVGKGQKITVNKGVGVYLI; encoded by the coding sequence ATGTTCGGACCTAAATTTTTGGATAATGAAGAAGTAGAGTTTACTCTTTGGGCTCCTTATCAGTCAGAAGTGTTCCTTTTGATAAATGGTAACAAATATAAAATGGAAAAAGACGAAAAAGGTTACTTTACTGCTACAGTTAAAGCTAAAGAAGGAGACAAATATTCCTTTCTTACCAACAAAGGAGAAATTCCAGATCCAGCATCGAGATATCAGCCAGAAGGCGTTCATGGAAAATCTCAATTAGTTTCTCTGCAGTATAATTGGGATAGTAAAGACGTAAAGATTGACCCTAAAAATTTGATTATTTATGAGATTCATGTTGGAACTTTTACAAAAGAAGGAACTTTTTATTCTGCTATAGAAAAATTTGATTATTTAGTTGATTTAGGAGTAACAGCAGTAGAAGTTATGCCAGTTTTTCAATTCCCGGGCAAAAAGGACTGGGGATATGATGGAGTTTACTTATATGCTGTCCAAAACTCTTACGGAGGCCCTTATGCGTTCATGAAATTTACTGATGAAGCTCATAAGAGAGGACTATCTGTAATTTTAGATGTAGTTTACAACCATGTAGGTCCAGAAGGAAATTATATGACAATATTAGGCCCTTATTTTTCCTCAAGATATAAAACACCATGGGGTTTGACGTTTAATTTTGATGACGCTTATAGTGATGAAGTTAGGAAATTTGTACTAGAAAATGTCAGATTCTGGCTAGAGATTTTTCACGTAGATGGCCTAAGACTGGATGCTGTTCATGCAATATATGATTTCTCTCCAAAGCATATACTAGAGGAAATTAGTGAAATAGCCCATAGTTTAGGAAAGTTTGTAATAGCTGAAAGCGATCTTAATGATCCTAAAATCATTAGGAAGGAGTGTGGATATAATATTGATGCGCAATGGGTTGATGATTTTCACCACTCAATTCATGCCTATATAACTGGAGAAAAGAATGGATATTATAGTGATTACGGAAGTCTTGATGATATAGTGAAAGCATATACGGATGTTTTTGTCTATGATGGTAAATATTCTAATTTTAGGAAAAAGACTCATGGTATGCCAGTGGGAAACTTAGATGCTTGTAAATTTGTAGTTTATATTCAAAATCATGATCAAGTTGGAAACAGAGGAAACGGAGAAAGGATTTCATTGTTAGTAGACAAGGAAAGTTATAAAATTGCCTCAGCTCTATATATTTTATCACCCTTCATTCCCATGATTTTTATGGGTGAAGAGTATTATGAAAAGAACCCTTTTCTTTTCTTTTCAGATTTTTCTGACCCGACTTTAATAAAAGGAGTAAGAGAAGGAAGACTTAGGGAGAATGGGCAAACTATAGATCCTCAATCTGATGAAGCTTTTGAAAAGAGTAAGTTGAGTTGGAATATAGATATTGAAATATTAGAATATTATAAGAAATTAATTAATATAAGGAAGGAGTTTGGTAATAAGTGTTCTAGGAATGTAAAAGTGAATAAAGGGGAAAACTGGTTATCAATAGTTATGGAGAAAATAATGCTTTTAGTTTCCTTTGCAAACACGGAGTTAGTTTCACCAGCTAAAGGAAATCTTATTCTTTCAACAACTAATTTTCCTGCAAAAGTAGGAAAAGGTCAAAAAATAACTGTAAATAAAGGCGTTGGGGTTTATTTAATATAA